From the genome of Blastocatellia bacterium:
AAATCGGCGGGAAGCCACAGACCTTGTGTTGATCGCCATCCTGGCGGATCACTTGGAAAAAGGCGATCGGGTCAACGGCCTCTGCCGTGCGTAACATCGTCAAATCTTGTTGCTCGATCTGGGCAAGCCTCTCTTGAGCCGCAAATGGGTCGCCGAATTTGTGTCCCACATGAGCTAGATCAGCGCCGATGATAAAGCACGTTGGTCGCTCGTACTCTCGGATTGCTTGTTTCAGGGCGTTGATAAACTTGGCGAACGACGCATCTTCGTAGGGCGACTGGTAGCTCAGCAACATTTGATGGAACGAGGTGACTAAAATCGGCACGATCTGAACCGGACGACGGTCGGCTAATACGTGCTGCAAGAAGACAACTTGAAACTCAATGGAGTGTTCTGTTCGATGCGCCAACTCATTCTGACTGATCGGTCCGCCATAGTGGTCTTCTAACAGCGTAAGGAACGCTTGATCGGTTTTCATCACACCGAGCGGTGTGACAAAATCCTTTCGCGTCGGCACAAATAAATCACCCAAGCCGTAATGACTGGTGCCGAGAATGATGTAAGTTTGAGCTTGAGAGCGTTCGGCCAATTCCCGATAGGCCCAACTATAACACGGTCCCCCGACGCGCAGATCAATATGCGGCGCAATGATTCCTTTCAGATCATTGCTGGCACCGAACCTTTGCGGCCAACCAGCGCCTTCTTCAGCAGTGAACAACTGGTTAAGATATTCGCGCAACCGGGCGGGATCATCCGGGTAGCTCCCGCCAGCATGCGCGGCAGGACGAACGGGAGCGTTGACGAACTGTTCTTGAACGGCGTTTTTATGTGCAAGGAATCGCGGCGTATCCAGCAGAAAGTGCTGATCAAGTTGATCAATCAAGCGCTGAACATCATCGCTAAACAGCATTTCACCTTTGTGGCGCATCCATTCAGCTTGCACGTCAACCATTGAATGCTCGCCGTCCAGAAATCGTAGGATGTCCAGTGCCCCTACAGAGATCAGCAGCACACCATGATTATATCCGTGTGGATCACGCAGGCCGATGAGCTGCTTGCCTTCAACCGTGACGGGAAACATTTCAATGTCGGTGCGGAGCCGTGGCAATCGCATACGCTGATGAACCTCCAATCATGCTGACACGGGGTCATTCGATTGAAGCGCACTCGTCGAAAGGTTCCACTGTTGAGCTAACGCTAAACTGGCTTGCACAACCGAGCCGTCTTGCACAAGGCGATTGACCAACCCAAGACGGTAAGCCTCCTGGGCAGTGAGGCGCCGACCCGTCATCAACAATTCCATCGCCTGCGCCCGTCCGACCACGCGCGGCAACCGTTGCGTTCCGCCGAATCCCGTGATGATGCCAAGACGAGCGCCAGGATGAGCAAAAACCGACCGGAGTGAGGCAATGCGAATATGACAGGCCAGAGCCAGGTCCACGCCTCCACCCATGCAGTATCCGTCAATGGCCGCAATGGTCGGCATTGCGCTGCGCTCAATCAGGCGACACACCTGCTGGCCACGACGCGCAAATGGCAAGGCGCTCAAACCATTCAACGAACCGACCTGATAGATGTCCGCGCCTGCGGCGAACGCTCCACCCGAACCGGTGAGGATGATGGCGCGAACATCGTTCCGTCGGTTGAGATGAGCCAAGATGTCAGCCAACTGATCGAGAGTTTCAATGGTCAACGTATTGAGCGCGGCAGGGCGGTTCATGGTCACAACGGCTACACCCTGGCCGTATTGCACGATGACAGGGGCGTCTTCAGGCGCGTGGACGGACATGCGACCGGATGAATTCGATAATCGTATGCATGGACGTGCCGGGCAGAAACACCTCGGCGATACCGATCTCCTTCAATTTGGGAATATCCTCCTGAGGAATGATCCCACCAACGACCACAAGCACATCAGTCAGTTCTTTCTCACGCAGCAATTGCATGAGCTGCGGACACAAAACGGTATGCGCGCCGGAGAGAATGGACAAACCAATGCAATCTACGTCTTCTTGCAAGGCCGCATTGACGATCATCTCCGGTGTTTGCCGCAGTCCAGTGTAAATGACTTCCATGCCCGCATCGCGCAACGCACGGGCAATGACCTTGGCCCCGCGATCATGGCCGTCCAAACCAGGCTTGGCAAGCAACACGCGAATTTTGCGTTCTGCCATAAGGTTAAAATGCTGGCTCCTGATAATCTCCGAAGACTTCTTTCATCGCTGAACTAATCTCGCCGAGCGTCGCATAGGCGCGAACGCACTCGATGATGAAGGGCATCGTATTGTCGTTTCCGCGGCAGGCAGCCTTCAACGCTTCAAGTGTCTGCTGGACGCGGTTGTTATCGCGCTTGGCACGCAACTGCCTGAGCCGCTCTTTTTGAATCTCGGCGACTGATTCATCAATGTAGAGGATCGGCAGCGGCGGTTCCTCATCAACCACAAAATCATTGACGCCCACGATGATCTTCTCGCCAGCTTCGACCGCCTGTTGATATTGATAGGCTGCTTCATGGATTTCGCGCTGCGGAAAACCAAGCGCAATAGCGTTGAGCATGCCGCCCATTGCGTCAATTTTGTCGAAATAGTCCCAGCACCCTCGCTCCATTTCATTGGTCAACGTTTCGACGAAGTAGCTGCCCGCAAGCGGATCAACCGTATTGGTC
Proteins encoded in this window:
- a CDS encoding enoyl-CoA hydratase/isomerase family protein, giving the protein MSVHAPEDAPVIVQYGQGVAVVTMNRPAALNTLTIETLDQLADILAHLNRRNDVRAIILTGSGGAFAAGADIYQVGSLNGLSALPFARRGQQVCRLIERSAMPTIAAIDGYCMGGGVDLALACHIRIASLRSVFAHPGARLGIITGFGGTQRLPRVVGRAQAMELLMTGRRLTAQEAYRLGLVNRLVQDGSVVQASLALAQQWNLSTSALQSNDPVSA
- a CDS encoding cobalamin B12-binding domain-containing protein is translated as MAERKIRVLLAKPGLDGHDRGAKVIARALRDAGMEVIYTGLRQTPEMIVNAALQEDVDCIGLSILSGAHTVLCPQLMQLLREKELTDVLVVVGGIIPQEDIPKLKEIGIAEVFLPGTSMHTIIEFIRSHVRPRA
- the amrB gene encoding AmmeMemoRadiSam system protein B, encoding MRLPRLRTDIEMFPVTVEGKQLIGLRDPHGYNHGVLLISVGALDILRFLDGEHSMVDVQAEWMRHKGEMLFSDDVQRLIDQLDQHFLLDTPRFLAHKNAVQEQFVNAPVRPAAHAGGSYPDDPARLREYLNQLFTAEEGAGWPQRFGASNDLKGIIAPHIDLRVGGPCYSWAYRELAERSQAQTYIILGTSHYGLGDLFVPTRKDFVTPLGVMKTDQAFLTLLEDHYGGPISQNELAHRTEHSIEFQVVFLQHVLADRRPVQIVPILVTSFHQMLLSYQSPYEDASFAKFINALKQAIREYERPTCFIIGADLAHVGHKFGDPFAAQERLAQIEQQDLTMLRTAEAVDPIAFFQVIRQDGDQHKVCGFPPICTFLAATEATSGTLLKYEQWSEESTRSAVTYASMAFY